The following are encoded together in the Macadamia integrifolia cultivar HAES 741 chromosome 10, SCU_Mint_v3, whole genome shotgun sequence genome:
- the LOC122090930 gene encoding plant-specific TFIIB-related protein PTF2, producing the protein MSTSRSCKRCKKNTIVRDDITGACICTSCGIEQEFDNFQHSFGGINGPQGTFVRVGSSGSGYDEFSYKERKLYGAQKEIEAITSNLGLLAATSAEVKQMIGTITEREFGCGTWFTVLIGACSYIVMRKNNRSLAIAEVASVIECDIHELGRMVTRVLDFLDLKLPEFDIVAHLERAIRSCPSFSGISTDRMDTMIKQGRFLLQCAVNWFLTTGRRPLPVIVAVLAFVAELNQVQARIEDIAKELHAAVATSKQRHKELLQTLVKVAQALPWGKNITVKNIVQNVPFLIQYIEMKSRSKSGVRNENIGLAGFEVKEVVNQCLQEEDEYSTYDCKADSDSQYFDVRNRNGIPSSCSDEMEMLKLSQECLAKIYSKFKNECDYHQPMDESGECHRIKRRRGSGVPVHEWWTGESDLCKKLSLKKILEKNVGFNTLPLSFVANSLSYKRRREKIMAARQRIKRVMLPRNVVSGGKEDCGLSEDLLGETQQQWRVKEDLIDWEDCIIELLLLHMVKEEEIEQGYYNTLLDLHVFNSGCNC; encoded by the coding sequence ATGTCGACCTCTCGCTCTTGCAAGAGATGTAAGAAGAATACCATCGTCCGCGATGACATCACAGGCGCCTGCATCTGTACTTCTTGCGGCATTGAGCAGGAATTTGATAACTTCCAACACAGTTTCGGTGGCATTAATGGACCTCAGGGCACCTTTGTTCGCGTCGGTTCCTCAGGCTCTGGCTATGATGAGTTCAGTTACAAAGAGAGGAAACTCTACGGAGCTCAGAAAGAGATTGAAGCTATCACATCAAATCTAGGTCTCCTTGCTGCCACTTCTGCCGAGGTCAAACAAATGATCGGGACAATCACCGAAAGAGAGTTTGGTTGTGGCACTTGGTTCACTGTTCTGATTGGTGCTTGCTCTTATATTGTTATGAGAAAGAACAATCGATCCCTCGCAATTGCTGAAGTCGCATCGGTGATCGAATGTGATATTCACGAGCTTGGCCGCATGGTTACTCGTGTTCTTGATTTCCTTGACTTGAAATTGCCTGAATTTGATATTGTGGCCCATTTGGAACGGGCGATTCGGAGTTGCCCTAGTTTTTCTGGGATTTCCACTGACAGGATGGATACGATGATTAAGCAGGGAAGGTTTCTGTTGCAGTGCGCGGTGAATTGGTTCCTGACAACAGGACGAAGGCCTCTTCCTGTGATTGTCGCTGTTTTGGCCTTTGTAGCCGAATTGAATCAAGTTCAAGCTAGGATTGAAGATATAGCAAAGGAATTACATGCGGCGGTGGCTACAAGCAAACAACGGCATAAAGAGCTCTTACAGACGCTTGTGAAAGTGGCACAAGCCTTGCCTTGGGGAAAGAACATTACGGTAAAGAATATTGTCCAAAATGTGCCTTTCTTGATTCAATACATAGAGATGAAGTCAAGGTCCAAGAGTGGCGTTAGGAATGAGAATATAGGACTTGCTGGGTTTGAAGTTAAAGAGGTTGTCAACCAGTGCTTGCAGGAGGAAGATGAATATTCTACCTATGATTGCAAAGCAGACAGTGATTCGCAGTATTTTGATGTTAGGAACAGGAATGGAATCCCGAGTAGTTGTTCTGATGAGATGGAGATGCTAAAGCTGTCACAGGAGTGCTTGGCTAAGATTTATTCAAAATTCAAGAACGAATGTGATTATCATCAGCCTATGGATGAGAGTGGAGAGTGTCATAgaataaaaaggagaagaggaagtggTGTTCCAGTGCATGAGTGGTGGACAGGAGAGTCAGATTTGTGCAAAAAGCTCTCACtgaagaaaattttggagaagAATGTAGGGTTTAATACTTTGCCTCTGTCTTTTGTTGCAAATAGCTTGTCttataaaagaaggagagaaaagataATGGCTGCTAGACAACGAATCAAAAGGGTTATGTTACCTCGTAATGTTGTTTCAGGTGGAAAGGAAGATTGTGGCCTTTCAGAAGACTTGCTAGGTGAGACGCAACAGCAGTGGCGAGTGAAAGAAGATCTTATTGATTGGGAGGACTGCATTATTGAATTACTTTTACTTCATATggtgaaagaagaggaaatagaACAGGGTTACTACAATACCTTATTGGATTTGCATGTTTTTAATTCAGGGTGTAACTGCTAG